Proteins encoded in a region of the Pseudomonas syringae KCTC 12500 genome:
- the ruvA gene encoding Holliday junction branch migration protein RuvA yields MIGRLRGSLAEKQPPHLVLDVNGVGYEVEVPMTTLYRLPHVGETVTLHTHLVVREDAHLLYGFYEKRERELFRELIRLNGVGPKLALALMSGLEVDELVRCVQAQDTSALTRIPGVGKKTAERLLVELKDRFKAWESLPGTFTLVSNGPNQAEPVASAESDAVSALISLGYKPQEASKAVSAIKEKDLSSADLIRRALKGMG; encoded by the coding sequence GTGATTGGACGTTTACGCGGCTCTCTCGCCGAAAAGCAGCCTCCGCATCTGGTGCTGGATGTCAACGGTGTCGGCTATGAGGTGGAAGTGCCGATGACCACCCTGTACCGGTTGCCGCATGTTGGCGAGACGGTGACGTTGCACACCCACCTGGTGGTCCGCGAGGACGCGCACCTTTTGTACGGCTTCTACGAAAAGCGCGAGCGCGAGCTGTTTCGTGAGCTGATCCGGCTCAATGGCGTCGGCCCCAAGCTGGCACTGGCGCTGATGTCCGGTCTGGAAGTCGATGAGCTGGTGCGTTGCGTGCAGGCGCAGGACACGTCGGCGCTGACGCGCATTCCCGGCGTGGGCAAGAAGACCGCCGAGCGTCTGCTGGTCGAGCTCAAGGATCGTTTCAAGGCCTGGGAGTCCTTGCCAGGCACCTTTACGCTGGTTTCCAATGGCCCCAATCAGGCTGAGCCTGTAGCGTCGGCAGAATCCGATGCGGTCAGCGCACTGATTTCGCTGGGCTACAAACCTCAGGAGGCGAGCAAGGCTGTCTCCGCCATCAAGGAAAAAGATTTGAGCAGTGCGGATCTGATTCGCCGTGCGTTGAAGGGGATGGGTTAA
- the ruvB gene encoding Holliday junction branch migration DNA helicase RuvB: MIDADRLITATGGRDRDEQMDRAIRPLSLADYIGQPTVREQMELFIQAARGRSEALDHTLIFGPPGLGKTTLANIIAQEMGVSIKSTSGPVLERPGDLAAILTNLEPNDVLFIDEIHRLSPIVEEVLYPAMEDFQLDIMIGEGPAARSIKLDLPPFTLVGATTRAGMLTNPLRDRFGIVQRLEFYNIADLSTIVSRSAGILGLVIEPQGAFEIARRARGTPRIANRLLRRVRDFAEVRGNGQITRQTADKALNLLDVDEHGFDHQDRRLLLTMIEKFDGGPVGVDSLAAAISEERHTIEDVLEPYLIQQGYIMRTPRGRVVTRHAYLHFGLNIPSRMGEIPVPDDFGDEPVDL; encoded by the coding sequence GTGATAGACGCCGACCGCCTGATAACCGCCACGGGTGGCCGTGATCGTGATGAACAGATGGACCGCGCGATTCGGCCACTGAGCCTCGCGGACTACATCGGCCAGCCGACTGTACGCGAGCAGATGGAGTTGTTCATCCAGGCTGCCCGTGGTCGCAGCGAAGCGCTGGACCACACGCTGATCTTCGGTCCGCCCGGCCTGGGCAAGACCACGCTCGCCAACATCATCGCCCAGGAAATGGGCGTGTCGATCAAGAGTACGTCCGGCCCGGTCCTCGAGCGGCCCGGCGATCTGGCCGCGATCCTGACCAATCTCGAACCCAATGACGTGCTGTTCATCGACGAGATCCATCGTCTGTCGCCGATCGTCGAGGAAGTGCTGTACCCGGCAATGGAAGACTTCCAGCTCGACATCATGATCGGTGAGGGTCCGGCAGCGCGTTCGATCAAGCTTGATCTGCCGCCGTTCACGCTGGTCGGCGCGACCACTCGTGCCGGCATGCTGACCAATCCGTTGCGCGACCGCTTCGGCATCGTGCAGCGACTCGAGTTTTACAACATCGCCGATCTTTCGACGATTGTCTCGCGCTCGGCAGGCATTCTGGGCTTGGTCATCGAGCCGCAGGGCGCTTTCGAAATTGCCAGGCGCGCCCGTGGCACGCCGCGTATCGCCAACCGCCTGTTGCGTCGCGTACGGGATTTTGCCGAGGTTCGTGGCAATGGGCAGATTACCCGGCAGACAGCCGACAAGGCCCTCAACCTGCTGGACGTCGACGAGCACGGCTTCGATCATCAGGACCGGCGTTTGCTGCTGACCATGATCGAGAAGTTCGACGGTGGTCCGGTGGGCGTGGACAGCCTGGCGGCGGCCATCAGCGAGGAGCGTCATACCATCGAAGACGTACTCGAGCCCTATTTGATCCAGCAAGGCTATATCATGCGCACACCTCGAGGGCGTGTGGTGACCCGGCATGCGTATCTGCATTTCGGCCTGAATATCCCGTCGAGGATGGGCGAGATACCGGTACCGGATGATTTTGGCGACGAGCCTGTGGATTTATAG
- the ybgC gene encoding tol-pal system-associated acyl-CoA thioesterase: protein MRAQNGVQSFAHRCRVYYEDTDAGGIVYYVNYLKFMERARTERLRELGFAQSELAQENLLFVVHSSEARYHKPARLDDELLVSAEVIELNRVSLRFKQQIRRASDATLLCEGQFLVACVRADSFKPRAIPEALRAAFADQGGAGIHSEQEIKRGS, encoded by the coding sequence ATGCGCGCGCAAAACGGGGTTCAGTCGTTCGCACATCGCTGTCGCGTTTATTACGAGGACACCGATGCCGGCGGCATCGTCTACTACGTCAATTATCTGAAATTCATGGAGCGGGCTCGTACCGAGCGGCTACGGGAATTGGGCTTTGCCCAATCCGAACTGGCGCAGGAAAACCTTTTATTTGTCGTGCACTCCAGTGAGGCTCGTTATCACAAGCCGGCGCGGCTGGATGACGAGCTGCTCGTCAGTGCAGAAGTAATCGAATTGAATCGCGTCAGCCTGCGCTTTAAACAGCAGATCAGGCGGGCGTCGGATGCAACGCTGCTCTGTGAAGGGCAGTTTCTGGTGGCGTGTGTACGCGCCGATAGTTTTAAACCCCGGGCCATTCCCGAAGCTCTGCGAGCGGCCTTCGCCGACCAGGGCGGCGCGGGCATACATTCAGAGCAGGAGATAAAGCGTGGAAGCTAA
- the tolQ gene encoding protein TolQ — MEANVVDHSSMWSLVSNASIVVQLVMLILVAASVTSWIVIFQRSNMLRAGRRALDSFEERFWSGIDLSKLYRQAGSNPDPDSGVEQIFRAGFKEFSRLRQQSGVDPDAVMEGVARAMRVAISREEEKLEAGLPYLATVGSTSPYVGLFGTVWGIMNSFRGLATAQQATLATVAPGIAEALIATAIGLFAAIPAVIAYNRFAARSETLISRYYTFADEFQAILHRKVHTSEE, encoded by the coding sequence GTGGAAGCTAACGTCGTCGACCATTCCTCCATGTGGAGTTTGGTCAGCAATGCCAGCATTGTTGTTCAGTTGGTAATGCTGATTCTGGTAGCTGCTTCGGTCACTTCGTGGATCGTGATTTTTCAGCGCAGCAATATGCTGCGCGCAGGTCGACGTGCATTGGACAGCTTTGAAGAGCGTTTCTGGTCGGGCATCGATCTGTCCAAGCTGTACCGTCAGGCGGGCAGCAATCCCGATCCGGACTCGGGCGTCGAGCAGATCTTCCGTGCCGGTTTCAAGGAGTTCTCGCGTCTGCGTCAGCAGTCCGGCGTCGATCCTGATGCGGTCATGGAAGGTGTGGCGCGCGCCATGCGTGTTGCCATCTCCCGCGAGGAAGAGAAACTCGAAGCTGGTCTGCCGTATCTGGCGACCGTCGGTTCTACCAGTCCTTATGTCGGTCTGTTCGGTACTGTCTGGGGGATCATGAACTCCTTCCGCGGTCTGGCGACTGCGCAGCAGGCAACGCTGGCTACCGTGGCACCGGGCATTGCCGAAGCACTGATTGCAACGGCCATCGGCCTGTTTGCAGCCATTCCGGCCGTTATTGCCTACAACCGTTTCGCCGCACGCAGTGAGACCTTGATCAGCCGTTATTACACGTTTGCTGACGAGTTCCAGGCCATCCTGCACCGTAAAGTGCACACCAGCGAAGAGTGA
- the tolR gene encoding protein TolR: MALIARDRRRKRKPVAEMNVVPYIDVMLVLLVIFMVTAPMINQGVKVDLPKVSSEALPQDNNNQVLTISIKADKTYYWNLGSEVDTDKQMDKAMTLPQLTAAVTKIVAAGRDAGKQTQVFIRGDKTVDYGSVMGTMGGLQKAGVGNVGLITEAP; the protein is encoded by the coding sequence ATGGCTTTAATCGCTCGAGATCGTCGCAGAAAACGCAAGCCGGTCGCCGAAATGAACGTAGTGCCCTACATCGACGTGATGCTGGTGTTGCTCGTGATTTTCATGGTCACGGCTCCCATGATCAACCAGGGCGTGAAAGTCGACTTGCCCAAGGTCTCCAGCGAGGCTTTGCCGCAAGACAACAACAATCAGGTCCTGACCATTTCGATCAAGGCTGACAAGACCTATTACTGGAACCTTGGCAGCGAAGTCGATACCGACAAGCAGATGGACAAGGCAATGACCCTGCCACAGCTGACCGCCGCAGTGACCAAGATCGTCGCCGCCGGTCGTGACGCAGGCAAGCAGACGCAGGTTTTCATTCGTGGTGACAAGACCGTCGATTACGGCTCGGTCATGGGCACGATGGGCGGGCTGCAGAAGGCTGGGGTCGGGAATGTTGGCTTGATTACCGAGGCACCCTGA
- the tolA gene encoding cell envelope integrity protein TolA, translating to MQPIREPSASESYFWPSVWAVALHILIFGMLFVSFAMTPDLPEAKPIVQATLYQLKSKSQATTQTNQKIAGEAKKTAARQTEVEQLEQKKIEQQKQEAVKAAEQKKEESAQKAEEQKAADEAKKAEQKAEEAKKADDAKKADEAKKVADAKKLEDKQQADIAKKKAEEEAKKKAEEDAKKAAAEEAKKQAADEAKKKAAEDAKKKAAEDAKKKAAADSAKKAQEAARKSAEDKKAQALADLLSDKPERQQALADERGDETAGSFDDLIRVRASEGWSRPPSARNNMSVTLQIGMLPDGTIASVSIAKSSGDGPFDSSAVAAVKNIGRLTEMQGLKPADFAPYRSFKMTFTPGDLAL from the coding sequence ATGCAGCCGATTCGAGAGCCGTCCGCCTCGGAAAGCTACTTCTGGCCCAGTGTCTGGGCCGTGGCATTGCATATTCTGATTTTCGGCATGCTGTTCGTCAGCTTTGCCATGACTCCGGATCTGCCCGAAGCCAAGCCTATCGTTCAGGCAACGCTCTATCAGCTCAAGTCCAAGAGCCAGGCCACTACCCAGACCAACCAGAAGATTGCCGGTGAGGCGAAGAAAACCGCTGCGCGACAAACAGAAGTCGAACAGCTGGAGCAGAAAAAGATCGAGCAGCAAAAACAGGAAGCTGTAAAAGCTGCGGAACAAAAGAAAGAAGAGTCTGCTCAAAAAGCCGAAGAGCAGAAAGCTGCCGACGAAGCCAAAAAGGCCGAACAGAAAGCAGAGGAGGCCAAAAAGGCTGACGATGCCAAGAAAGCCGATGAAGCCAAGAAGGTTGCCGACGCCAAAAAGCTTGAAGATAAGCAACAGGCTGATATAGCCAAGAAAAAGGCCGAAGAAGAGGCGAAGAAAAAAGCCGAAGAAGACGCCAAGAAAGCTGCTGCCGAGGAAGCCAAGAAACAGGCTGCTGATGAGGCCAAGAAAAAGGCCGCAGAAGACGCCAAGAAAAAGGCTGCCGAGGACGCGAAGAAAAAAGCCGCTGCCGATTCCGCCAAGAAGGCGCAGGAAGCAGCTCGCAAATCCGCTGAAGACAAGAAGGCGCAGGCACTGGCCGATTTGCTGTCCGACAAACCGGAGCGGCAACAGGCTTTGGCTGACGAGCGGGGCGATGAAACGGCTGGCAGTTTCGATGACCTGATTCGTGTCAGGGCTTCCGAAGGCTGGAGTCGTCCACCATCGGCACGTAACAACATGTCGGTAACGTTGCAGATCGGGATGTTGCCCGACGGTACGATTGCCTCTGTATCGATTGCCAAATCCAGTGGCGACGGACCGTTTGACAGCTCTGCGGTTGCTGCGGTGAAGAACATTGGACGTTTGACAGAAATGCAGGGTCTGAAGCCGGCTGACTTCGCGCCCTATCGTTCATTCAAGATGACATTCACACCTGGAGATCTAGCCTTGTGA
- the tolB gene encoding Tol-Pal system beta propeller repeat protein TolB, giving the protein MVSAEEKNILVTSGSDRAAPIAVVPFGWQVGNVLPEDMAEIISNDLRNSGYYAPIPKQNMISLPTQASEVIFRDWKALGAQYVMVGNITPAGGRLQIQYALFNVATEQQVLTGNVSGTNDQLRDMAHYIADQSFEKLTGIKGAFSTRMLYVTAERFSENNTRYTLQRSDYDGARAVTLLQSREPILSPRFAPDGKRIAYVSFEQKRPRIFVQHIDTGRREQITNFEGLNGAPAWSPDGSKLAFVLSKDGNPEIYVINLASRQLSRVTNDSSIDTEPFFGKDGSTLYFTSDRGGKPQIYKTNINGGGAERVTFVGNYNANPKLSADEKTLVMIHRQDGFTNFKVAVQDLARGSVKILTDSNLDESPTVAPNGTMVIYATRQQGRGVLMLVSINGRVRLPLPTAQGEVREPSWSPYLN; this is encoded by the coding sequence ATGGTGTCGGCAGAAGAAAAGAACATTCTGGTCACCAGCGGCAGTGACCGTGCAGCGCCCATCGCTGTTGTGCCTTTCGGATGGCAGGTCGGTAACGTCCTGCCTGAGGACATGGCCGAAATCATAAGCAACGATCTGCGCAACTCCGGCTACTACGCGCCGATCCCGAAGCAGAACATGATCAGCTTGCCGACCCAGGCCAGTGAAGTCATTTTCCGTGACTGGAAAGCGCTGGGTGCCCAGTACGTCATGGTCGGCAACATCACGCCTGCTGGCGGACGTCTGCAGATCCAGTACGCACTGTTCAACGTGGCCACCGAGCAGCAAGTGCTGACCGGCAACGTGTCGGGTACCAATGATCAGCTGCGCGACATGGCGCACTACATTGCAGACCAGTCGTTCGAGAAGCTCACCGGTATCAAGGGTGCGTTTTCCACTCGTATGCTTTACGTGACGGCCGAACGCTTCTCGGAGAACAACACGCGTTACACCCTGCAGCGTTCGGATTACGACGGTGCTCGTGCGGTAACCCTGTTGCAATCCCGTGAGCCAATCCTGTCGCCGCGTTTTGCGCCGGACGGCAAGCGTATTGCGTATGTCTCGTTCGAACAGAAGCGTCCACGCATCTTTGTTCAGCACATCGACACCGGTCGTCGCGAACAGATCACCAACTTCGAAGGTCTGAACGGCGCGCCTGCCTGGTCGCCGGATGGCAGCAAGCTGGCGTTCGTGCTGTCCAAGGATGGCAACCCGGAGATCTATGTGATCAATCTGGCGTCGCGTCAATTGAGCCGCGTCACCAACGATTCTTCGATTGATACTGAACCTTTCTTCGGCAAGGACGGGTCTACGCTATACTTCACGTCGGACCGTGGCGGCAAGCCACAGATCTACAAGACCAATATCAATGGCGGCGGTGCCGAACGTGTAACGTTCGTGGGTAACTACAACGCCAACCCGAAATTGTCAGCCGATGAAAAGACGCTGGTAATGATTCACCGGCAGGACGGCTTCACTAATTTCAAGGTAGCAGTGCAGGATTTGGCCCGCGGTAGCGTAAAAATCCTCACAGATAGCAACCTTGATGAGTCGCCTACTGTTGCGCCCAACGGCACCATGGTAATCTACGCCACCCGCCAGCAGGGCCGGGGAGTCTTGATGCTCGTGTCCATTAACGGACGCGTAAGGCTCCCGCTTCCTACCGCTCAAGGCGAAGTCAGAGAACCTTCCTGGTCCCCTTACCTGAACTGA
- the pal gene encoding peptidoglycan-associated lipoprotein Pal — translation MEMLKFGKFAALALAMAVAVGCSSKGGDNAGAGGAAVDPNAGYGANSGAVDGSLSEEAALRAITTFYFEYDSSDLKPEAMRSLDVHAKDLKANGARVVLEGNTDERGTREYNMALGERRAKAVQRYLVLQGVSPAQLELVSYGEERPVATGNDEQSWAQNRRVELRK, via the coding sequence ATGGAAATGCTGAAGTTTGGTAAATTTGCTGCGCTGGCTCTGGCCATGGCTGTAGCTGTAGGTTGCTCGTCCAAAGGCGGCGACAATGCCGGTGCAGGCGGTGCTGCTGTTGATCCTAACGCTGGTTACGGCGCCAACTCGGGTGCTGTTGACGGCTCCCTGAGCGAAGAAGCTGCTCTGCGCGCAATCACCACCTTCTACTTCGAATACGACAGTTCGGACCTGAAGCCAGAAGCCATGCGCTCCCTGGACGTGCACGCCAAAGACCTGAAAGCTAACGGCGCTCGCGTTGTTCTGGAAGGCAACACCGACGAACGTGGTACTCGCGAGTACAACATGGCACTGGGCGAGCGTCGTGCGAAAGCCGTTCAGCGCTACCTGGTACTGCAAGGTGTTTCCCCAGCTCAGCTGGAACTGGTTTCCTACGGCGAAGAGCGTCCAGTTGCTACCGGCAACGACGAGCAGTCCTGGGCTCAAAACCGTCGCGTCGAACTGCGTAAGTAA
- the ybgF gene encoding tol-pal system protein YbgF produces the protein MRTCRRALTVLALALPLSALGAAPVVDNNSGSGSSSYPPAGYGTSGAYAGGGVTAPASAQGQLFMQLQQMQDEIARLRGVVEVQQNDIQRMKQEALERYQELDQRIASGAAAPATNNSQPAGGAIDAGGTPSASAAQQAPAAGTEPPDPAKEKLYYEAAFDLIKAKDFDKASQAFTAFLRKYPNSSYAGNAQYWLGEVNLAKGDLQGAGQAFAKVSQQYPKHAKVPDSLYKLADVERRLGHTDKVKGILQQVVAQYPGTSAAQLAQRDLQRL, from the coding sequence ATGCGAACGTGCCGACGTGCTCTAACCGTTTTGGCCCTCGCCCTTCCGCTTTCAGCGTTGGGTGCGGCACCTGTGGTCGATAACAATTCTGGCTCTGGCAGCAGCAGTTATCCGCCAGCGGGTTATGGCACGTCCGGCGCCTATGCCGGGGGAGGGGTTACGGCCCCTGCCTCGGCACAAGGTCAGCTGTTCATGCAGTTGCAGCAAATGCAGGACGAAATCGCGCGTTTGCGCGGTGTTGTCGAGGTCCAGCAAAATGACATCCAGCGCATGAAGCAGGAAGCTCTGGAGCGTTATCAGGAACTCGATCAACGTATAGCCAGTGGCGCAGCCGCTCCGGCTACCAATAATTCCCAACCTGCTGGTGGCGCTATCGACGCCGGCGGGACGCCTTCGGCCTCAGCGGCTCAGCAGGCACCGGCAGCAGGCACTGAGCCTCCTGATCCGGCGAAGGAAAAGCTTTATTACGAAGCAGCCTTCGATTTGATCAAGGCAAAGGATTTCGACAAGGCCAGTCAGGCCTTCACCGCTTTCCTGCGCAAATACCCAAACAGCTCGTATGCGGGCAACGCCCAATACTGGCTGGGTGAAGTAAACCTGGCCAAAGGCGACCTTCAGGGCGCTGGTCAGGCGTTCGCCAAAGTCAGTCAGCAGTATCCCAAGCATGCCAAGGTGCCTGATTCGCTGTACAAGCTGGCTGATGTCGAACGCCGTCTGGGTCATACCGATAAGGTAAAAGGCATATTGCAGCAGGTCGTTGCCCAGTATCCGGGCACTTCAGCTGCACAATTGGCGCAACGAGATCTCCAGCGCCTTTGA
- the queE gene encoding 7-carboxy-7-deazaguanine synthase QueE, whose translation MQDTLRITEIFHSLQGETRTAGLPTVFVRLTGCPLRCQYCDSAYAFSGGTIQTLDDILGQVASYRPRYVCVTGGEPLAQPNAIALLKRLCDAGYEVSLETSGALDISAVDPRVSRVVDLKTPGSKEVSRNRYENMELLTANDQVKFVICSREDYDWAVSKLIQYGLDRRAGEVLFSASHHELKGRDLADWIVADNLPVRLQMQLHKILWDDEPGR comes from the coding sequence ATGCAAGACACATTACGCATCACCGAAATCTTTCACTCGTTGCAGGGTGAAACCCGTACGGCTGGCCTGCCCACCGTATTTGTTCGCCTTACCGGCTGCCCGTTGCGCTGTCAGTACTGCGACAGTGCCTACGCGTTCAGCGGCGGCACCATTCAGACGCTGGACGACATTCTTGGGCAAGTGGCTTCCTATCGCCCTCGGTACGTTTGCGTCACCGGCGGCGAGCCGCTCGCCCAGCCCAATGCCATTGCATTGCTGAAGCGTCTTTGCGACGCGGGCTATGAAGTGTCTCTGGAAACCAGTGGTGCTTTGGATATCTCGGCGGTGGATCCTCGTGTCAGTCGCGTAGTCGACCTCAAGACCCCAGGGTCAAAAGAGGTCTCGCGTAATCGTTACGAGAACATGGAACTGCTGACGGCCAACGATCAGGTCAAATTCGTGATCTGCTCGCGTGAGGATTACGACTGGGCCGTTTCCAAGCTGATTCAGTACGGCCTCGATCGTCGTGCGGGCGAAGTTCTGTTCTCGGCCAGTCACCACGAGCTCAAGGGTCGCGATCTGGCGGACTGGATCGTGGCTGACAACCTGCCGGTACGCCTGCAGATGCAGCTGCATAAAATTCTTTGGGATGACGAGCCGGGGCGCTGA
- the queC gene encoding 7-cyano-7-deazaguanine synthase QueC produces the protein MSELTKTEKRAVILLSGGLDSATVVAMARAEGYVCYTMSFDYGQRHRAELDAAARVAGDLGAVEHKVIGLNLNGIGGSALTDSSIAVPESPSEGIPVTYVPARNTVFLSLALGWAEVLGARDIFIGVNAVDYSGYPDCRPEFVESFERMANLATKAGVEGQGFTIRAPLQNLSKSDIVKAGTALGVDYSLTVSCYQADDHGRACGKCDSCRLRAEGFTAAGIADPTRYF, from the coding sequence ATGAGTGAATTGACCAAGACTGAAAAAAGAGCCGTGATCCTCCTGTCAGGTGGTCTGGACTCTGCGACCGTCGTAGCCATGGCCCGTGCCGAGGGTTACGTCTGTTACACCATGAGCTTCGATTACGGCCAGCGTCATCGCGCCGAGCTGGATGCCGCTGCACGCGTTGCTGGTGATCTCGGTGCCGTGGAGCACAAGGTCATCGGCCTGAACCTCAACGGTATTGGCGGCTCGGCATTGACCGACAGCTCCATTGCCGTGCCTGAGTCGCCTTCTGAAGGCATTCCGGTCACCTACGTACCGGCACGCAACACCGTCTTCCTCTCGCTCGCCCTTGGCTGGGCAGAGGTCCTGGGGGCGCGGGATATCTTCATTGGCGTCAATGCCGTGGATTACTCGGGCTACCCGGATTGCCGCCCCGAGTTTGTAGAGTCATTCGAGCGCATGGCCAATCTGGCTACCAAGGCCGGTGTGGAAGGGCAGGGCTTCACTATCAGAGCGCCGCTGCAGAATCTGAGCAAGTCGGACATCGTCAAGGCAGGCACTGCGTTGGGAGTCGATTACTCGCTGACGGTCTCCTGCTACCAGGCTGACGACCACGGCCGTGCCTGTGGCAAATGCGACAGCTGTCGCTTGCGCGCAGAGGGCTTTACTGCAGCCGGTATCGCAGACCCGACTCGTTATTTTTAA
- a CDS encoding methyl-accepting chemotaxis protein, which translates to MKDGIVQVASAAEQLSAVTEQTSAGVNAQKLETEQIATAMQQMTATTHEVSRNAAQAVNTAQIASQLAQKGGQVVDRTRTQIETLAREMNMTRTAMAALRGNTQSIGGVLDVIKTVADQTNLLALNAAIEAARAGEAGRGFAVVADEVRGLAVRTRTSTDEIALLINELQTSTDHMGQVLEQNLALTDSSVELSTQASEVLQSITASVHEIEVMNEQIAVATEQQTNVGEEIGRGVTNVRDISDQTASASEETATSSVELARVSARLQEMTNRFKV; encoded by the coding sequence ATGAAAGACGGAATCGTGCAGGTGGCAAGCGCGGCAGAGCAGCTTTCAGCCGTAACGGAGCAGACCAGTGCGGGCGTGAACGCGCAGAAACTGGAGACTGAGCAGATTGCCACTGCGATGCAGCAGATGACAGCCACTACTCATGAGGTATCTCGTAATGCAGCTCAAGCCGTAAATACTGCGCAAATCGCCAGTCAGCTGGCCCAAAAAGGTGGGCAAGTCGTTGACAGGACTCGCACCCAGATAGAGACCCTGGCGCGTGAGATGAACATGACCAGGACGGCGATGGCGGCGCTTAGAGGGAATACTCAGAGCATCGGTGGCGTACTGGATGTGATAAAGACGGTGGCTGATCAGACGAACCTTCTGGCGTTGAACGCGGCCATTGAAGCTGCGCGTGCCGGGGAGGCAGGACGTGGTTTCGCTGTCGTCGCGGACGAGGTAAGAGGCCTGGCCGTGCGCACCCGCACGTCGACAGACGAGATCGCGCTGCTTATAAACGAACTGCAAACCAGTACCGATCATATGGGCCAGGTTCTAGAGCAAAATCTGGCACTGACGGACAGCAGTGTCGAACTGTCCACGCAAGCCAGTGAGGTGCTGCAGAGTATTACCGCATCTGTTCATGAGATTGAGGTGATGAACGAACAGATCGCCGTTGCTACTGAGCAGCAAACTAACGTCGGTGAAGAAATAGGCAGGGGCGTCACAAATGTCAGGGACATTTCAGACCAAACGGCTTCCGCCAGTGAAGAGACAGCGACATCAAGTGTTGAATTGGCCAGAGTCAGCGCCAGGCTGCAGGAGATGACCAACCGATTTAAAGTCTAG
- a CDS encoding Crp/Fnr family transcriptional regulator has protein sequence MSELSAKAIPSSFSLPPDVDAILLEASRVRTLVKSEAVFPQGSEPLGMFRLIQGTLRVSSLGVNGRQLFLTQLVSGDWFGEVPLLDGLPRTYDVRAASQARIAVLPASAFWQIIEHRPDVLLAITRLVCGRFRMALEWAGNTILNPLPVRLANRLIALVKRPGIEEAAYLKISQENIAQQLGVSRQSVNRQLKMWEAEGLLVVRYGAVTILDLQKLSNAARGD, from the coding sequence ATGTCTGAGTTGTCTGCTAAAGCTATTCCCTCATCCTTTTCCCTCCCCCCGGATGTGGACGCGATTTTGCTTGAGGCCTCGCGGGTCAGGACGTTGGTAAAATCAGAGGCAGTCTTCCCTCAAGGCTCTGAACCACTGGGAATGTTTCGTCTGATTCAAGGCACTTTGCGAGTGAGTAGCCTGGGCGTTAACGGACGCCAACTCTTTCTTACTCAACTGGTGTCCGGAGATTGGTTCGGAGAAGTGCCACTTTTAGATGGCTTACCCAGGACGTATGACGTTCGAGCCGCCTCGCAAGCGCGTATTGCAGTTCTTCCGGCAAGCGCATTCTGGCAAATCATTGAGCACCGACCGGATGTTCTGCTAGCCATTACTCGTTTGGTGTGTGGCAGATTTCGAATGGCGCTCGAGTGGGCCGGGAACACGATCCTGAATCCTCTGCCTGTCAGATTGGCTAACCGACTCATTGCCTTGGTCAAACGTCCAGGTATCGAAGAAGCGGCATACCTGAAGATAAGCCAGGAAAATATCGCCCAACAACTGGGTGTTTCTCGTCAGAGCGTCAACCGCCAGCTGAAAATGTGGGAAGCCGAAGGCCTGTTGGTCGTTCGATACGGTGCCGTCACAATTCTCGATCTGCAAAAACTCAGCAATGCAGCACGAGGGGATTAG
- a CDS encoding cupin domain-containing protein — protein MEKEAFLQLLAAEGFGTVVEVEREAFGTLDSHAHNFEAMALVLHGSLVIRKSDGDFTYNSGDIFHLECNQPHSEVFGEHGVRYLVGRK, from the coding sequence ATGGAAAAAGAGGCTTTTTTGCAACTGCTTGCTGCCGAAGGGTTCGGCACCGTTGTTGAAGTTGAGCGCGAAGCGTTTGGTACGCTCGATTCGCACGCCCATAACTTCGAGGCGATGGCGCTGGTTCTGCACGGTAGTCTGGTCATCCGTAAATCCGATGGCGATTTCACCTACAACTCAGGAGATATTTTTCACCTGGAATGTAACCAACCCCATTCGGAAGTGTTTGGTGAGCATGGCGTACGGTACCTGGTGGGAAGAAAGTGA